One genomic segment of Vagococcus intermedius includes these proteins:
- a CDS encoding FAD:protein FMN transferase, translated as MHKKLKLVAIGIAATLLVLTACGANKTEPKINNEAYSDQQFLMGTYVKMQIFDDGKEAVLKKSFDRVKELASKITVNEDDPKSEIDKINQAAGIKPVEVSDDIYPLIKKAYQYSEESDEGFDMTIGTITKLWHIGFDDARKPEQKEIDEALKLVHHEKVKLDDKKQTVFLEEEGMELDLGAIAKGYITDEVVDVMKENDVTTAIIDLGGNVYVLGNSPRKADGDWKIGVQDPNQARNTVVGSVTQSNKSLVTSGIYERNLTVNGETFHHLFDPKTGYPFKNEIAGVTIISNKSIDGDGLSTAIFSMGVKEGMAHINTLDDVEAIFVTVDDKIYISKGLEGNFELNKESNYQLDDIKNVKG; from the coding sequence ATGCATAAAAAATTAAAATTAGTCGCTATAGGCATAGCAGCAACTTTATTAGTTTTAACAGCTTGTGGAGCTAATAAGACCGAGCCAAAGATTAATAATGAGGCCTATTCAGATCAACAGTTTTTAATGGGAACCTATGTAAAAATGCAAATTTTTGATGATGGAAAAGAAGCCGTCTTAAAAAAGTCTTTTGATCGTGTAAAAGAGTTAGCCTCAAAAATAACTGTAAATGAAGATGATCCTAAATCAGAAATTGATAAAATTAACCAAGCAGCAGGAATAAAACCAGTTGAAGTATCAGATGATATTTACCCACTGATAAAAAAAGCGTATCAATATAGTGAAGAGTCAGATGAAGGATTTGATATGACAATTGGAACGATTACTAAGTTATGGCATATAGGATTTGATGATGCAAGAAAGCCAGAACAAAAAGAAATTGATGAGGCTTTAAAATTGGTGCATCATGAGAAAGTTAAGTTAGATGATAAAAAACAGACCGTCTTTTTAGAAGAAGAAGGAATGGAATTAGATTTAGGAGCTATTGCAAAAGGTTATATAACAGATGAAGTAGTCGATGTGATGAAAGAAAATGACGTGACAACTGCTATTATAGATCTAGGTGGCAATGTTTATGTTCTAGGTAATAGTCCTCGTAAAGCAGATGGTGATTGGAAGATTGGGGTTCAAGATCCAAATCAAGCGCGTAATACGGTAGTAGGTTCAGTGACTCAGAGTAATAAATCCTTAGTAACATCAGGAATTTATGAACGTAATTTAACTGTAAATGGAGAAACCTTCCATCATTTATTTGACCCTAAAACAGGGTATCCTTTTAAAAATGAAATCGCTGGAGTGACAATTATTTCGAATAAATCAATTGATGGAGACGGCCTTTCAACTGCTATTTTCTCAATGGGTGTCAAAGAGGGAATGGCTCATATTAATACTTTAGATGATGTGGAAGCTATCTTTGTGACTGTAGATGATAAAATATATATTAGCAAAGGATTAGAAGGGAATTTTGAATTAAATAAAGAATCGAATTACCAACTTGATGATATAAAAAATGTGAAAGGCTAG
- the pplA gene encoding extracellular electron transfer flavoprotein PplA has translation MKKTKFLTGFAVLAMSSLLLVACAPDNKTDDKAADTKTEETVKSSDKKEEAKDEEKAPAKKVAGGDLKDGTYKLEEKNENNGYRATFEMTVKDGKITDSKYDNINKDGKSKTEDKEYNKMMTEKSGVGPETFIPELNEAFLAAQDASGVEVVTGATHSTGSFKNYAQQLIQAAQAGNTDTIEIDNGADLKDGEYTLEEKNDSNGYHTVFTMVVKDKKIAESNYDNLNKDGKSKQKDADYNKMMKEQAGTSPETFIPELNKALEEKGAPAEVEVVTGATHSTHSFQMYAEQLVNAAEKGATDKIVVDNIVTE, from the coding sequence CAGATAATAAAACAGATGATAAGGCAGCAGACACTAAAACAGAAGAAACAGTTAAATCATCTGATAAAAAAGAAGAAGCTAAAGATGAAGAAAAAGCACCTGCCAAAAAAGTTGCTGGTGGCGACTTAAAAGATGGTACTTATAAATTAGAAGAAAAAAATGAAAATAATGGTTACCGTGCAACTTTCGAAATGACAGTAAAAGATGGGAAAATTACTGATTCTAAATACGATAACATCAATAAAGATGGTAAATCAAAAACAGAAGATAAAGAATATAACAAAATGATGACTGAAAAATCAGGTGTTGGTCCAGAAACATTTATTCCTGAATTGAATGAAGCATTTCTTGCAGCACAAGATGCTAGTGGTGTTGAAGTAGTAACAGGTGCGACTCATTCAACAGGTTCATTCAAAAATTATGCACAACAATTAATCCAAGCGGCTCAAGCTGGTAATACTGATACAATTGAAATTGATAATGGTGCTGATTTAAAAGATGGTGAGTACACATTGGAAGAAAAAAATGATTCAAATGGTTACCATACTGTCTTTACAATGGTAGTGAAAGATAAAAAAATTGCGGAATCAAACTATGACAATCTGAATAAAGATGGTAAATCAAAACAAAAAGATGCAGATTATAACAAAATGATGAAAGAACAAGCGGGTACTAGCCCAGAAACATTCATCCCAGAATTAAATAAAGCATTAGAAGAAAAAGGTGCTCCTGCTGAAGTTGAAGTAGTAACAGGTGCGACTCATTCAACACATTCATTCCAAATGTATGCTGAACAATTAGTTAATGCTGCTGAAAAAGGCGCAACTGATAAAATTGTTGTTGATAACATTGTAACTGAATAG
- the menA gene encoding 1,4-dihydroxy-2-naphthoate polyprenyltransferase, producing MTLGVFLKLVEIQTKLASLFPFLIGVLFSLNYFGTVNWLNTLIFFVGMLVFDMTTTAINNFMDYKKAKDEMYKREVNIVGQANLKEKQVSRLIILMLIISAVVGMILTYRTGWLLLIMGGICCFIGVFYTYGPVPLSRMPLGELFSGVTMGFGIFMMTVYINAYQLNFFFLQIENWAFVMRGDLKVLLILLIASLPMVFTIANIMLANNLCDMEEDVKNHRYTLPYYIGREVGIKLFNILMYACYIVVIFGVVVGIYKWPVLLVLLTLPLTKKNLESFNKEQVKQKTFIISIKNLVIFNVTLIVGLMMSLFLK from the coding sequence ATGACCTTAGGTGTCTTTTTAAAATTAGTTGAGATACAAACAAAATTAGCTAGTTTATTCCCCTTTCTAATTGGTGTCTTATTCTCACTAAATTATTTTGGAACAGTTAATTGGCTGAATACCCTTATATTTTTTGTGGGTATGTTAGTATTTGATATGACAACAACTGCTATTAATAATTTTATGGATTATAAAAAAGCTAAAGATGAGATGTATAAACGTGAAGTTAATATTGTAGGACAAGCAAATTTAAAGGAAAAACAAGTTTCAAGACTCATTATATTGATGCTCATAATTTCTGCAGTAGTTGGGATGATTCTAACTTATCGAACTGGTTGGTTACTGTTAATTATGGGAGGAATTTGTTGTTTTATCGGTGTTTTTTATACCTATGGACCGGTCCCCCTTTCAAGAATGCCATTGGGAGAATTATTTAGTGGTGTAACGATGGGATTTGGTATTTTTATGATGACTGTTTATATCAATGCTTATCAATTGAATTTCTTTTTTTTACAAATTGAAAATTGGGCATTTGTTATGAGAGGGGATCTGAAAGTATTATTAATTTTACTGATTGCCTCCCTTCCTATGGTATTTACGATTGCTAATATTATGTTGGCTAACAATTTATGTGATATGGAAGAGGATGTTAAAAATCATCGATATACTTTACCTTATTATATAGGACGCGAGGTTGGAATAAAGTTATTTAATATCCTGATGTATGCGTGCTACATAGTAGTTATTTTTGGAGTAGTAGTTGGCATTTACAAATGGCCAGTATTACTTGTATTGTTGACTTTACCTCTTACTAAAAAGAACTTAGAATCTTTTAATAAGGAACAAGTTAAACAAAAAACTTTTATTATCTCGATTAAAAATCTTGTCATATTTAACGTAACCTTGATAGTTGGATTAATGATGAGCTTATTTTTAAAGTAA